Proteins encoded by one window of Sinorhizobium arboris LMG 14919:
- a CDS encoding sulfate/molybdate ABC transporter ATP-binding protein, with translation MEVRVQNIRKAFGRFPALEDVSLDIRSGELIALLGPSGSGKTTLLRLVAGLESPTEGTIFFGDEDASKKTVQERNIGFVFQHYALFRHMTVLDNVAFGLKVRPAKRRPAAAEIRRRALDLLELVQLSGLEKRYPAQLSGGQRQRVALARAMAVEPNVLLLDEPFGALDAQVRKELRRWLREIHDRTGHTTIFVTHDQEEALELADRVVVMSKGAIEQVGTPDEIYDHPVSPFVYGFIGQSNCLDVTLANGEIWHEDRPIGLRAGNEQDGAATLYFRPHDVELIDGCGGCLAGLVTASRRVAGTRHLELDLGRTHPPVEIELPPERAASTDHTRVAFRPTRWKLFRKGDQKNALRIQAEVPALAATGT, from the coding sequence ATGGAAGTCCGCGTCCAGAACATACGCAAGGCATTCGGCCGCTTCCCCGCGCTCGAAGACGTTTCCCTCGACATCCGGTCCGGCGAACTGATCGCGCTCCTCGGTCCCTCCGGCTCCGGCAAGACCACGCTGCTCAGGCTCGTCGCCGGGCTCGAAAGTCCGACGGAGGGCACGATTTTCTTCGGCGATGAAGATGCGTCGAAGAAGACCGTGCAGGAGCGCAACATCGGTTTCGTTTTCCAGCACTATGCGCTTTTCCGCCATATGACGGTGCTCGACAATGTCGCCTTCGGGCTGAAGGTGCGACCCGCCAAACGCCGGCCAGCGGCTGCCGAAATCCGCCGCAGGGCGCTCGATCTGCTGGAGCTCGTGCAACTCTCTGGGCTGGAGAAACGCTACCCGGCCCAGCTTTCCGGCGGGCAGCGCCAACGCGTCGCGCTCGCCCGCGCCATGGCCGTCGAGCCCAACGTTCTGCTTCTCGACGAGCCCTTCGGTGCGCTCGATGCGCAGGTGCGCAAGGAACTGAGGCGGTGGCTGCGCGAAATCCACGACCGCACCGGCCACACCACGATCTTCGTCACGCATGACCAGGAGGAAGCACTCGAGCTTGCCGACCGCGTCGTCGTGATGAGCAAGGGTGCGATCGAGCAGGTCGGCACACCCGACGAGATCTATGACCATCCGGTCTCGCCCTTCGTCTATGGCTTCATCGGCCAGTCCAACTGTCTCGACGTCACCCTCGCCAATGGCGAGATCTGGCACGAAGACCGTCCGATCGGCCTTCGCGCCGGAAACGAACAGGACGGCGCCGCGACCCTGTATTTCCGCCCACACGACGTCGAACTCATCGACGGCTGCGGCGGTTGCCTCGCCGGTCTCGTCACGGCTAGCCGGCGAGTGGCCGGCACCCGGCATCTCGAACTCGATCTCGGGCGCACGCACCCTCCGGTCGAGATCGAGCTGCCGCCCGAACGCGCCGCCTCCACGGACCACACCCGAGTCGCCTTCCGGCCCACGAGATGGAAGCTTTTCCGCAAGGGCGATCAAAAGAATGCCCTACGGATACAAGCGGAGGTGCCCGCGCTCGCGGCGACCGGCACGTGA
- the cysT gene encoding sulfate ABC transporter permease subunit CysT, protein MISMAARSTTRWQFRQPSVIPGFGLALGVTLAWLTLIVLIPLSGLLWRSSGLGWSKFVELALDERTVNALTISFGTALVAAVVNLVFGVLLAWVLVRYRFPGKRVIDAMVDLPFALPTAVAGIALTTLYAPNGWIGALLAPLGIKIAFTPAGIVVALIFVGLPFVVRTVQPIMEEIDKEVEEAAATLGATRFQTISRVLLPGLLPAGLTGFALAFARGVGEYGSVIFIAGNLPYVSEIAPLLIVIRLEEFNYPAATAIAAVMLLLSFLMLLVINVIQAWSRRRYGYGA, encoded by the coding sequence ATGATATCCATGGCCGCTCGCAGCACCACGCGGTGGCAGTTCCGGCAGCCGAGCGTCATTCCGGGTTTCGGATTGGCGCTCGGCGTCACGCTGGCATGGCTCACTCTTATCGTTCTCATTCCTCTCTCCGGGCTGCTTTGGCGCTCCAGCGGCCTCGGATGGTCGAAATTCGTGGAACTGGCGCTTGACGAGCGCACGGTCAACGCATTGACGATCAGCTTCGGCACGGCCCTCGTCGCAGCGGTGGTCAATCTCGTCTTCGGCGTGCTCCTCGCCTGGGTCCTGGTGCGCTATCGCTTCCCCGGCAAACGCGTGATCGACGCGATGGTCGATCTGCCCTTCGCCCTGCCGACGGCAGTCGCCGGTATTGCGCTCACGACGCTTTATGCACCGAACGGCTGGATTGGCGCGCTGCTCGCACCACTCGGCATCAAGATCGCCTTCACGCCCGCCGGTATCGTCGTGGCGCTGATCTTCGTCGGCCTCCCCTTTGTCGTGCGCACCGTGCAGCCGATCATGGAAGAGATCGACAAGGAGGTGGAAGAGGCGGCGGCGACCCTGGGCGCCACCCGCTTCCAAACGATCAGCCGGGTCCTGCTCCCGGGCCTCCTGCCCGCCGGATTGACCGGCTTCGCACTCGCCTTTGCCCGTGGCGTCGGCGAGTATGGTTCGGTGATCTTCATTGCCGGCAATCTCCCATACGTCTCGGAGATCGCGCCGCTTCTGATCGTCATCCGCCTGGAGGAATTCAACTATCCCGCGGCGACTGCGATCGCCGCGGTGATGCTCCTGCTTTCCTTCCTCATGCTGCTGGTCATCAACGTGATCCAGGCGTGGAGCAGACGGAGATACGGTTATGGCGCATGA
- the cysW gene encoding sulfate ABC transporter permease subunit CysW — translation MAHDAGFASNTLVSAATSETRLSRFILTIVALGFVALFLLLPLATVFIEAFRKGAAEFFTALSDPETFSAIRLTLLVAGIAVPLNLVFGVAAAWAIAKFEFKGKAFLTTLIDLPFSVSPVISGLVFVLLFSSHSLLGPILQSYGIQILFAVPGLVLATVFVTFPFVARELIPLMQEQGTADEEAALSLGATGWQTFWHVTLPNIKWGLLYGVLLCNARAMGEFGAVSVVSGHIRGQTNTMPLQVEILYNEYNFVAAFAVAALLALLALVTLVLKTALELRYSDEIAASRRH, via the coding sequence ATGGCGCATGATGCCGGTTTCGCCTCTAATACGCTCGTGTCGGCCGCAACGTCGGAAACTCGGCTTTCGCGCTTTATCCTGACCATCGTCGCTCTCGGTTTCGTGGCGCTTTTCCTGCTTCTGCCGCTCGCCACGGTCTTCATCGAGGCCTTCCGAAAAGGTGCGGCGGAGTTCTTCACGGCGCTCAGCGACCCGGAGACCTTTTCCGCAATCCGCCTGACGCTGCTGGTCGCGGGGATCGCCGTGCCGCTCAATCTCGTCTTCGGGGTGGCGGCCGCCTGGGCGATCGCGAAATTCGAGTTCAAGGGCAAGGCATTCCTCACGACGCTCATCGACCTGCCCTTCTCCGTTTCGCCTGTCATCTCGGGCCTCGTCTTCGTGCTGCTGTTCAGCTCTCACAGCCTGCTCGGCCCTATCCTGCAGAGCTACGGCATACAGATCCTCTTCGCCGTTCCGGGCCTGGTGCTCGCCACCGTGTTCGTGACCTTCCCGTTCGTTGCGCGTGAACTGATCCCGCTGATGCAGGAACAGGGGACGGCTGACGAGGAGGCGGCGCTGTCGCTCGGCGCCACCGGCTGGCAGACCTTCTGGCATGTGACGCTTCCCAACATAAAATGGGGTCTGCTCTACGGCGTGCTTCTTTGCAACGCCCGCGCCATGGGCGAGTTCGGCGCGGTTTCGGTCGTCTCCGGCCATATCCGCGGCCAGACGAACACCATGCCGTTGCAGGTCGAAATCCTCTATAATGAGTATAATTTCGTCGCCGCCTTTGCGGTGGCTGCGCTCCTTGCGCTCCTTGCGCTGGTAACGCTCGTTTTGAAGACTGCCCTTGAACTTCGCTACAGCGACGAGATCGCTGCCAGCCGCAGGCATTGA
- a CDS encoding RES family NAD+ phosphorylase, with translation MRKDVPSALLPDPDPEAAPPLEPMALWRAFVPRWAHMPLSGAGAARFGGRWNPVGLPAIYAARELSTAWAEYNQGFVQHPALIVQLELRGARLADLTDASFLVELGVDEAIHRCEWRDALDMGAVPETHRLQSELLARDYHGVIYPSFMSPGGTCVALWRWNGPEEPRLDVIDPDGRLPKSPASWV, from the coding sequence ATGAGAAAAGACGTCCCGTCCGCGCTGCTGCCCGATCCCGATCCCGAGGCCGCGCCGCCGTTAGAGCCGATGGCGCTCTGGCGCGCCTTCGTGCCGCGCTGGGCACATATGCCGCTATCCGGCGCGGGCGCCGCTCGTTTCGGGGGGCGCTGGAACCCGGTCGGCCTGCCGGCGATCTATGCCGCGCGCGAACTGTCGACCGCCTGGGCGGAATATAATCAGGGCTTCGTGCAGCATCCGGCACTCATCGTGCAGCTCGAGTTGCGCGGGGCGCGGCTCGCGGACCTCACGGATGCCAGTTTTCTTGTGGAGCTTGGTGTGGACGAGGCGATCCATCGCTGTGAATGGCGTGATGCGCTCGACATGGGCGCCGTGCCGGAGACCCACAGGCTCCAGTCGGAGCTTCTGGCGCGCGACTATCACGGGGTGATCTATCCATCCTTCATGTCGCCCGGCGGCACCTGCGTCGCGCTCTGGCGCTGGAACGGTCCGGAAGAACCGCGCCTCGACGTCATCGATCCCGACGGCCGGCTGCCGAAATCGCCCGCCTCATGGGTTTGA
- a CDS encoding FAD-binding oxidoreductase, whose amino-acid sequence MSVIEELTNALGDAVLTGDRIAERCRSDASLTGRALPLAVVRPASVAEVAAALDICNSHRQTVVPQGGLTGLAGGANPRAGDIVVSLERLSGIEEIDAAAGTMTVLAGTPLEVAQRAAEDAGFLLPIDLGARGSCQIGGNLATNAGGIRVIRNGVARSNVLGLEAVLADGTVISSMNKMIKNNTGYDLRQLFIGSEGTLGIITRAVLSLRPLPAGRLTALCALESYGEVVALLKRAQRELAGLSAYEAMWESYFRFNCEAEGLRLFEATPPFAVILEQDLQGHEAEREQFEAFLGRALEEGVIYDALIAQSQKEAQTFWRIREGQALDRLPLLLNFDVSLPIGDIGRFADECGKALQARFPAAHVSFFGHVGDSNLHIAFSVPGATEETAHAVDVLVYGLVGTYSGSVSAEHGIGLLKRDFLDRSRSPAELELMRRIKKALDPNGILNPGKVLG is encoded by the coding sequence ATGTCCGTTATCGAAGAACTCACAAACGCACTCGGCGATGCCGTGCTCACCGGCGACCGCATCGCCGAACGCTGCCGCAGCGATGCAAGCCTTACGGGCCGAGCCTTGCCCCTGGCGGTCGTTCGCCCGGCAAGCGTTGCCGAGGTCGCCGCGGCTCTCGATATCTGCAATTCGCATCGCCAGACGGTGGTCCCGCAGGGCGGCTTGACAGGGCTTGCCGGCGGCGCCAATCCGCGGGCCGGCGACATCGTGGTTTCTCTGGAGAGACTTTCCGGCATCGAGGAGATCGATGCCGCGGCGGGCACGATGACGGTTCTCGCCGGAACGCCGCTCGAAGTCGCGCAGCGCGCCGCCGAGGATGCGGGTTTCCTGTTGCCGATCGATCTTGGCGCCCGCGGCTCCTGCCAGATCGGCGGCAATCTGGCCACCAATGCCGGCGGAATTCGGGTCATCCGCAACGGTGTGGCACGGAGCAATGTGCTGGGGCTCGAGGCCGTTCTTGCCGACGGGACAGTGATCTCGTCTATGAACAAGATGATCAAGAACAACACGGGCTACGACCTCCGGCAGCTCTTCATCGGTTCGGAAGGCACGCTCGGCATCATCACGCGGGCGGTGCTCAGCCTGCGCCCCTTGCCCGCGGGGCGGCTGACGGCGCTCTGTGCGCTCGAAAGCTACGGGGAAGTCGTCGCCTTGCTCAAGCGCGCGCAGAGGGAGCTCGCCGGCCTCTCCGCCTATGAGGCGATGTGGGAGAGCTATTTCCGTTTCAACTGCGAGGCCGAGGGGCTCCGGCTCTTCGAAGCCACTCCCCCTTTCGCCGTCATTCTGGAGCAGGACCTGCAAGGCCATGAAGCGGAGCGCGAGCAGTTCGAAGCGTTTCTGGGCCGGGCCCTGGAGGAGGGCGTAATCTACGATGCGCTGATCGCGCAATCGCAGAAGGAGGCGCAGACGTTCTGGCGTATCCGCGAGGGCCAGGCCCTGGACCGGCTGCCCCTGCTCCTCAACTTCGATGTCAGCCTGCCGATCGGCGACATCGGCCGCTTCGCCGATGAATGCGGCAAGGCGCTCCAGGCCAGGTTTCCCGCGGCGCACGTATCCTTCTTCGGCCATGTCGGCGACAGCAACCTTCACATTGCCTTCTCGGTTCCGGGCGCAACCGAAGAAACGGCCCACGCCGTTGACGTCCTCGTCTACGGGCTTGTCGGAACCTATAGCGGATCCGTTTCGGCCGAGCACGGAATCGGCCTTCTGAAGCGCGACTTTCTCGATCGCTCACGCAGTCCGGCGGAACTCGAACTCATGCGGCGCATCAAGAAGGCGCTCGACCCCAACGGCATTCTCAATCCCGGCAAGGTCTTAGGCTAG